One Oryza sativa Japonica Group chromosome 8, ASM3414082v1 DNA window includes the following coding sequences:
- the LOC4346125 gene encoding sulfite oxidase isoform X2, with amino-acid sequence MADIRSLPKYDVTATLQCAGNRRTAMSKVRKVRGVGWDISALGNATWGGAKLSDVLELVGIPKLSSVTSLGGKHVEFVSVDRCKEEKGGPYKASIPLKQATDPEADVLLAYEMNGETLNRDHGYPLRVVVPGVIGARSVKWLDSINIIEEECQGFFVQKDYKMFPPSVDWDNINWSTRRPQMDFPVQSAICTLEDVDVIKEGKARIAGYAVSGGGRGIERVDISVDGGKTWVEAHRYQKSNVPYISDGPRSDKWAWVLFEATLDVPANAEIVAKAVDSAANVQPEKVEDVWNLRGILNTSWHRIKIQNSSCVGRSKM; translated from the exons ATGGCTGACATTAG GAGTCTCCCAAAGTATGATGTAACTGCAACGTTACAG TGTGCAGGCAACAGGAGGACTGCAATGAGTAAGGTACGGAAAGTGAGAGGCGTTGGGTGGGACATATCTGCTCTTGGAAATG CAACATGGGGAGGAGCAAAGCTATCTGATGTCCTTGAACTAGTTGGAATACCTAAACTCAGCTCAGTCACATCTTTAGGAGGCAAGCATGTTGAGTTTGTCAGTGTTGACAGGTGCAAA GAAGAAAAAGGTGGTCCCTATAAGGCATCAATTCCACTAAAGCAGGCAACAGATCCTGAAGCTGATGTGTTACTTGCATACGAAATGAACGGAGAG ACCCTAAACCGTGATCATGGATACCCACTTCGTGTTGTTGTACCTGGAGTAATTGGCGCACGCTCTGTAAAATGGCTTGACAGTATCAACATAATTGAAGAAGAATGCCAG GGTTTTTTTGTGCAAAAAGATTACAAGATGTTTCCACCCTCCGTAGACTGGGACAATATTAATTGGTCAACTAGGAGGCCACAAATGGATTTCCCTGTGCAG TCTGCTATTTGTACCCTGGAGGATGTGGATGTTATCAAGGAAGGGAAG GCTAGGATTGCTGGATATGCAGTCTCAGGTGGTGGCCGTGGCATTGAGAGAGTTGATATATCTGTCGATGGGGGGAAAACATGGGTCGAGGCTCATAGATATCAGAAAAGCAACGTGCCATACATATCTGATGGACCTCGGAGTGATAAGTGGGCATGGGTTCTATTCGAGGCTACATTAGACGTTCCAGCAAACGCTGAGATAGTAGCTAAGGCG GTGGACTCAGCAGCAAATGTTCAACCTGAAAAGGTGGAAGACGTATGGAACCTGAGAGGAATCCTCAACACATCTTGGCATCGGATCAAAATACAGAATTCTTCGTGCGTGGGAAGATCCAAAATGTGA
- the LOC4346126 gene encoding uncharacterized protein, with protein sequence MEASASAAAAAALWGHKHLPLLARASSKESVEYILQALWRTRRTGLDAADRAVVRDMLHLASDADLDPLLVCLRVLIRRCVHGNIGKDEVAKLFPEEVSPELQRLLTLLLQKFQPEWQEDVAKDQASASRPETTECPSNQNQDTTEQPAAGATEIQNGGKSSVVEKELKLQLTKDTLDKMLEDMYSTKGQASNTGNTNGHEETAGCT encoded by the exons ATggaggcgtcggcgtcggcggcggcggcggcggcgctgtgggGGCACAAGCACCTCCCGCTCCTGGCGCGCGCGTCCTCCAAGGAGTCGGTGGAGTACATCCTGCAGGCGCTCTGGCGCACCCGCCGCACCggcctcgacgccgccgaccgcgccgtcgTCCGCGACATGCTCCACCTCGCCTCCGACGCCGACCTCGACCCC TTGCTGGTTTGCCTCAGGGTACTGATTCGCAGATGCGTCCATGGGAACATCGGGAAGGACGAAGTCGCCAAGCTTTTCCCCGAGGAGGTGTCGCCCGAGCTGCAGAGGCTGCTCACCTTGCTTCTTCAGAAGTTTCAGCCGGAGTGGCAAGAGGATGTTGCCAAGGATCAG GCATCTGCATCACGGCCAGAAACAACCGAATGCCCTTCAAATCAAAACCAAGATACAACAGAGCAGCCAGCTGCTGGTGCTACAGAG ATTCAGAATGGTGGGAAATCATCAGTTGTGGAAAAAGAACTGAAGCTTCAGTTAACCAAGGATACTTTAGACAAAATGCTCGAGGATATGTACTCAACCAAGGGCCAAGCGTCCAACACT GGCAATACCAATGGACATGAAGAGACTGCAGGATGCACTTAG
- the LOC4346125 gene encoding sulfite oxidase isoform X1, whose amino-acid sequence MPGLTAPASYSDEPPRHPALKINSKEPFNAEPHRSALVSSYITPVDFFYKRNHGPIPIVDDLSRYSVSITGIVNKNVQLSMADIRSLPKYDVTATLQCAGNRRTAMSKVRKVRGVGWDISALGNATWGGAKLSDVLELVGIPKLSSVTSLGGKHVEFVSVDRCKEEKGGPYKASIPLKQATDPEADVLLAYEMNGETLNRDHGYPLRVVVPGVIGARSVKWLDSINIIEEECQGFFVQKDYKMFPPSVDWDNINWSTRRPQMDFPVQSAICTLEDVDVIKEGKARIAGYAVSGGGRGIERVDISVDGGKTWVEAHRYQKSNVPYISDGPRSDKWAWVLFEATLDVPANAEIVAKAVDSAANVQPEKVEDVWNLRGILNTSWHRIKIQNSSCVGRSKM is encoded by the exons ATGCCGGGGCTCACCGCGCCGGCGAGCTACTCCGACGAGCCGCCTCGCCACCCCGCCCTCAAGATCAACTCCAAG GAACCATTTAATGCTGAGCCTCATCGATCAGCATTAGTTTCATCTTATATTACCCCGGTGGATTTCTTCTACAAGAGAAACCATGGACCGATACCAATTGTGGATGACCTCTCAAG ATACAGTGTTTCCATTACTGGTATTGTCAACAAGAATGTGCAGCTGTCCATGGCTGACATTAG GAGTCTCCCAAAGTATGATGTAACTGCAACGTTACAG TGTGCAGGCAACAGGAGGACTGCAATGAGTAAGGTACGGAAAGTGAGAGGCGTTGGGTGGGACATATCTGCTCTTGGAAATG CAACATGGGGAGGAGCAAAGCTATCTGATGTCCTTGAACTAGTTGGAATACCTAAACTCAGCTCAGTCACATCTTTAGGAGGCAAGCATGTTGAGTTTGTCAGTGTTGACAGGTGCAAA GAAGAAAAAGGTGGTCCCTATAAGGCATCAATTCCACTAAAGCAGGCAACAGATCCTGAAGCTGATGTGTTACTTGCATACGAAATGAACGGAGAG ACCCTAAACCGTGATCATGGATACCCACTTCGTGTTGTTGTACCTGGAGTAATTGGCGCACGCTCTGTAAAATGGCTTGACAGTATCAACATAATTGAAGAAGAATGCCAG GGTTTTTTTGTGCAAAAAGATTACAAGATGTTTCCACCCTCCGTAGACTGGGACAATATTAATTGGTCAACTAGGAGGCCACAAATGGATTTCCCTGTGCAG TCTGCTATTTGTACCCTGGAGGATGTGGATGTTATCAAGGAAGGGAAG GCTAGGATTGCTGGATATGCAGTCTCAGGTGGTGGCCGTGGCATTGAGAGAGTTGATATATCTGTCGATGGGGGGAAAACATGGGTCGAGGCTCATAGATATCAGAAAAGCAACGTGCCATACATATCTGATGGACCTCGGAGTGATAAGTGGGCATGGGTTCTATTCGAGGCTACATTAGACGTTCCAGCAAACGCTGAGATAGTAGCTAAGGCG GTGGACTCAGCAGCAAATGTTCAACCTGAAAAGGTGGAAGACGTATGGAACCTGAGAGGAATCCTCAACACATCTTGGCATCGGATCAAAATACAGAATTCTTCGTGCGTGGGAAGATCCAAAATGTGA
- the LOC4346124 gene encoding exocyst complex component EXO70B1 translates to MADGARDAVVEVAKHMGKSLAVSKNAADDMMRVLSRYEGEAPMFPLSHPEVDQAEEEEVFAAAEDIIRRCNSVSSPSEMVDYLYAVDDAIAATALQGELASRAAETVQAAMPRLEEEVRALLGSSARRLSLDSFEDLDDAGAATTPDGSPPRRDALSPEAAASASGVADRMLRAGYGPELAQVYVAVRRDALAESAAHLGVEAVAIEEVLRMEWGVLNQRIRRWSHAVRAVVKTLLAGERRLCDEVFASDEELGHECFADVARGCLLQLIGFADAVAMSTPATEKLYRMLGMYEALTAVEPDIESLFTGDARDFFSSEVAGVAAQLGSTIRHTIDQFVNVIHGESSRRPVLGGEIHPMTRYVLNYCGLLAECRVTLDMVLADNNTSNHDTNDDDHDGGGGGGASSTPSGRCMREILTHLLRNLDEKSRLYDDAGLKNIFLMNNIYYIVQKMMVEFPALRELLGDDWVRRHRGQIRQYETGYLRASWMSVLASLRDDASPAAAHGHGGRAALKEKARSFNAAFEELYRSQTAWKVTDPQLREELRIAVSERLIPAYRSFVGRSRQLLESGSSSGRHSSSAAKHIKYSLEDLEDYMLDFFEGVQKFVR, encoded by the coding sequence ATGGCGGACGGCGCGCGGGACGCCGTGGTGGAGGTCGCGAAGCACATGGGGAAGAGCCTCGCGGTGTCCAAGAACGCGGCCGATGACATGATGCGCGTTCTGTCCAGGTACGAAGGTGAGGCGCCCATGTTCCCCTTGTCACATCCGGAGGTGGatcaggcggaggaggaggaggtgttcgcggcggcggaggacatcATCCGCCGGTGCAACTCGGTGTCGTCGCCGTCCGAGATGGTTGATTATCTTTACGCCGTGGACGACGCGATCGCCGCGACGGCGCTCCAGGGCGAGCTGGCGTCCCGCGCCGCGGAGACCGTGCAGGCCGCCATGCCGCGGCTCGAGGAGGAGGTGCGCGCGCTGCTGGGCTCCTCCGCGCGGCGCCTCTCGCTCGACTCGTTCGAGGACCTCGACGACGCGGGCGCGGCGACGACCCCCGacgggtcgccgccgcgccgcgacgCGCTCTCGCCGGAggcggccgcctccgccagcGGCGTCGCGGACCGCATGCTGCGCGCCGGGTACGGCCCGGAGCTCGCGCAGGTGtacgtcgccgtccgccgcgacGCGCTCGCGGAGTCCGCGGCGCACCTCGGCGTCGAGGCCGTCGCCATCGAGGAGGTGCTCAGGATGGAGTGGGGGGTGCTCAACCAGAGGATACGGCGGTGGAGCCACGCCGTCAGAGCCGTGGTCAAgaccctcctcgccggcgagcgccgcctCTGCGACGAGGTGTTCGCCTCCGACGAGGAGCTCGGCCACGAGTGCTTCGCCGACGTCGCCAGGGGCTGCCTCCTGCAGCTCATCGGCTTCGCGGACGCCGTCGCCATGTCCACCCCGGCGACGGAGAAGCTCTACCGCATGCTCGGCATGTACGAGGCGCTCACCGCCGTCGAGCCGGACATTGAATCCCTCTTCACCGGAGACGCCCGCGACTTCTTCTCCTCcgaggtcgccggcgtcgcggcgCAGCTGGGCAGCACCATCCGCCACACGATCGACCAGTTCGTCAACGTCATCCACGGCGAGTCGTCGCGGCGACCAGTCCTCGGCGGCGAGATCCACCCCATGACACGCTACGTGCTCAACTACTGCGGCCTCCTCGCCGAGTGCCGCGTCACGCTCGACATGGTCCTCGCCGACAACAACACCAGCAACCACGACAccaacgacgacgaccacgacggcggcggcggcggtggcgcctcgtcgacgccgtcggGGCGGTGCATGAGGGAGATCCTCACCCACCTCCTCCGCAACCTCGACGAGAAATCGAGGCTCTACGACGACGCCGGGCTGAAGAACATCTTCCTCATGAACAACATCTACTACATCGTGCAGAAGATGATGGTGGAGTTCCCGGCGCTGCGCGAGCTCCTCGGCGACGACTGggtgcgccgccaccgcggccagATCAGGCAGTACGAGACAGGCTACCTCCGGGCGTCGTGGATGTCCGTGCTGGCCTCGCTCCGCGACgacgcctcgccggcggcggcgcacgggcacggcggcAGGGCGGCGCTGAAGGAGAAGGCGAGGAGCTTCAACGCGGCGTTCGAGGAGCTGTACCGGAGCCAGACGGCGTGGAAGGTGACCGACCCGCAGCTCCGGGAGGAGCTCCGGATCGCCGTGTCGGAGCGGCTCATCCCGGCGTACCGCTCGTTCGTCGGCCGGTCGAGGCAGCTGCTGGAgtccggcagcagcagcggccgccactcctcgtcggcggcgaagcACATCAAGTACAGCCTCGAGGATCTCGAGGACTACATGCTCGATTTCTTCGAAGGCGTTCAGAAGTTCGTCAGGTGA
- the LOC4346123 gene encoding large ribosomal subunit protein uL22 — MGKYSTEPSNPTKSAKAMGRDLRVHFKNTRETAFALRKLPLVKAKRYLEDVIAHKQAIPFRRYCGGVGRTAQVKSRQSNGQGRWPAKSARFILDLLKNAESNADVKGLDVDNLFVSHIQVNQAQKQRRRTYRAHGRINPYMSSPCHVELILSEKEEAVKKEPETTIAPRRQ, encoded by the exons atg GGCAAGTACTCGACGGAGCCGTCCAACCCGACCAAGT CGGCCAAGGCCATGGGGAGGGATCTCAGGGTCCACTTCAAG AACACAAGGGAGACAGCGTTCGCTCTTCGCAAGCTGCCTTTGGTCAAGGCAAAGCGGTACCTTGAGGATGTTATTGCTCACAAGCAGGCAATTCCCTTCAGAAGGTACTGTGGAGGCGTGGGCCGTACTGCACAAGTGAAGTCTCGCCAATCAAATGGGCAGGGCAGGTGGCCTGCCAAATCAGCCAGGTTCATTTTGGATCTGCTGAAGAATGCTGAGAGTAACGCTGAT GTTAAAGGCTTGGATGTCGACAACCTCTTCGTTTCACACATCCAGGTGAACCAAGCCCAGAAGCAGAGACGCCGGACATACCGTGCTCATGGACGCATCAATC CTTACATGTCCTCACCCTGCCACGTCGAGCTTATCTTGTCAGAGAAGGAAGAGGCCGTGAAGAAAGAG CCTGAAACCACCATCGCCCCGAGGAGGCAGTGA